TACAGAAAAAAGGACTAATGGGAATTTTTTAAAATGGAAGCAAAGCGGCCAGAAATATTTGATCTTTTCCGGATTTACAGGCTTCTGTTTATAACAGGCCTTGGGATTTTCGCTCTTCTTATTTATCATTTCGGCGGGTTTGAGAGTTCGGGGATTTCGTTTAATTCGATAATTCTATTATTTGGGGCGGCGTGTTTAGGGCTTTTTCTAAGGAGCCTGCGGCGGAAGCTGTTTTTCGGGAAGGAGATTTCTCTGCACCAGTCTATGTCGTTTGAGGTAGTGATGCAGTATCTGCATTTTATGAGCCCTCTGCTTCCGGAAAAGACCTTTGAATCAGAGTTCCTAGCGCGAGAAACACGGATATCATCTGAGAAAATAAGCTTATGGCTTCATTCAAGGGTGCTGGGAGTTTATTTTATCTGTTCGCTCGCCGGCCTTCTTGTCTCAATCTTATACGCCAGCTTAGTGTTTTCTGTGATTTTTGCCGTTTCGGCAGCCGCTGCTTTGCTGGTTGCTTTTTTGAGAAAACACATAGGCGTTTTGAGCTATGTCAATTCTGTTGTATTTGGTGTTATTGTCTGGGGGCTGGAGGGGCTTGTTGTAACATCAGTGCTCAATCATTTCGTATCGCCGGCAGATTCATGGACGGCATACCTCATATTAACTGCCGTGATAGAATTATCTCCTGTACCTTTTGCAGTTGGTCTTGCTGAACTGCCTCTGCTGATTTTTGAATCGCCTGTTATTTTCTGGCTGTGCGTTGTGTTCCATTTGTCGAGAATAATCCCCGTACTTGCCTTATCAGCGGTTTACATAACACGATACAAGTTTAAAATTTCCGATTTCTTCAACCCGAGGATCATAGAATTTCTCCATAGATACCCTGAACAGGAAATCCCTGGGATAGAGGAAAACGAAGACGCCCCTGATGTGAGCATTGTTATACCGGCATACAATGAGGAGCAAAGACTTCCGGCTTTTATGAAGGATATATTGAATTATATAGAAGCAAACAGTTCTCGCTTATCTATAGAGGTTGTCATAGTTGATGACGGCTCAAGCGATAACACTGTTGAGGTTGCTCAGAAATTGGCAGGTGAAAATCCGAGCGTCAGACTTCTGCGTCAAGTAAGGAATCAGGGCAAGGGAGCAGCCGTGCGAAGGGGAATGCTTGAGGCAAAAGGACGGTATGCGCTTTACGCTGATGCGGATGGTGCAACGCCCATAAGGGAGCTGGATAAATTTATTCCATTTATTGAAAACCGTGATAAAATAGTAATAGGCTCTCGTAATATATCTGCCAGTGATGTTAAGCAGGAGAGAGAAGGTTTGAGGTCTGTAATGGGCGCAGCTTTTTACAAGATGGTCAATTTCCTTGCAGTTCCAGGTATCAAAGACACTCAGTGCGGGTTCAAAATGTACAGAAGGGATATAATCCATAAGATTTTCACACGCTCACTTGAAAACGGATGGGCGTTTGATGTTGAGCTTCTCTATCTGGCTCAGCTTATGGGCCATTCGATTGTAGAAGTGCCGGTGAACTGGCACGAAGTGGAAGGTTCGAAAATCAGCCCTGTAAAAGATGCCTTGAAAATGCTGGCCGCTATCTTTAGGATAAGAAGCAGGCAAGGGGGGTTTTTGAGTGATTCCTAAGCCCTTGTTTTGTATAATACAGGATTGCGTTTATTAGAAGAATAACACTTTAGGGTTTAAGTATGATAGATTACTTCAAAGATTTAGCAAAGTCGTTCATAGGCAGAGGGAATTTGCGATGCTATATACTCAATTACTCTCCCCCGGTAATAGTCTGTTATGAATACGATTTTCTCAGATCGAAGGATCAGATAATAAAAACTCTGCCCAAGGACAGAGTGTCTTATGTGCTTTTTATGCTGGGCTGGCACAGGCAGACAAAAGAGCGTATTGATGACTTGGTGAAGGATATACATAGCTTTCAGGCTGAAAACGAAGCGGTTGAATATGTGTGTATGGCAAACAGCGAGGACGAAAACCGCAAGATTCAAAACGCAGGGCTCAAGAGCTTTTTCTGCCATCAGAATGCATTTTTGGATACGAGTAAATACAAGATTGTACCTGATACTAAAAAGAGCTTTGATGCAATATATGTTGCAAGGATTACACCTTTCAAAAGGCATGAACTTGCACGTAAAATTGAGAGTCTCAAGATTGTGGGTGTGCATTCAGAGAGGGAAACTCAGCATTATAACAAAATAAGGGCAATTCTTCCGCAGGCTGAGTACACAGAATCTGTACCTTCCAGTAAAATTTACAAGGTTATAAATGAAGCACGATGCGGGCTTTGCCTTTCAAAGGAAGAAGGCGCTATGTTTGTCAGTGCTGAGTATCTGCTTTGCGGGCTCGGTATTGTGAACACCCCCAATATAGGAGGCAGAGATGAGCTTTTCAGCGATGAGTATGTTGTAACTGTACAGGATGATGAAGACGCCGTGGCTGAGGGGGTTCAGGAAATTATAAGGAGGGATTTAGATCCTTACTTAATCCGAAAAAAGACAATCGAGATTATGAACTCCCACCGAGAGAGACTGAAGAATTTTATTCAGGAAAAATGCGATCAGGCAGGTGCTGGATATGATTATTCAGCTCACTGGCAAGATATTTTTACTCATAAGCTTGGAATTAGGGTAACTGTCCCTATTTTCAGCCGGCAGAGAAAACGCATACTTAATAAAAACACCCGCCTATAGATGGGGCTTTATTGCTGCTTTTCAGGAACCAAGGTTAATCTGCGTTTGCCGGCCGACGAA
This window of the Sedimentisphaera salicampi genome carries:
- a CDS encoding dolichyl-phosphate beta-glucosyltransferase, with protein sequence MEAKRPEIFDLFRIYRLLFITGLGIFALLIYHFGGFESSGISFNSIILLFGAACLGLFLRSLRRKLFFGKEISLHQSMSFEVVMQYLHFMSPLLPEKTFESEFLARETRISSEKISLWLHSRVLGVYFICSLAGLLVSILYASLVFSVIFAVSAAAALLVAFLRKHIGVLSYVNSVVFGVIVWGLEGLVVTSVLNHFVSPADSWTAYLILTAVIELSPVPFAVGLAELPLLIFESPVIFWLCVVFHLSRIIPVLALSAVYITRYKFKISDFFNPRIIEFLHRYPEQEIPGIEENEDAPDVSIVIPAYNEEQRLPAFMKDILNYIEANSSRLSIEVVIVDDGSSDNTVEVAQKLAGENPSVRLLRQVRNQGKGAAVRRGMLEAKGRYALYADADGATPIRELDKFIPFIENRDKIVIGSRNISASDVKQEREGLRSVMGAAFYKMVNFLAVPGIKDTQCGFKMYRRDIIHKIFTRSLENGWAFDVELLYLAQLMGHSIVEVPVNWHEVEGSKISPVKDALKMLAAIFRIRSRQGGFLSDS
- a CDS encoding glycosyltransferase, encoding MIDYFKDLAKSFIGRGNLRCYILNYSPPVIVCYEYDFLRSKDQIIKTLPKDRVSYVLFMLGWHRQTKERIDDLVKDIHSFQAENEAVEYVCMANSEDENRKIQNAGLKSFFCHQNAFLDTSKYKIVPDTKKSFDAIYVARITPFKRHELARKIESLKIVGVHSERETQHYNKIRAILPQAEYTESVPSSKIYKVINEARCGLCLSKEEGAMFVSAEYLLCGLGIVNTPNIGGRDELFSDEYVVTVQDDEDAVAEGVQEIIRRDLDPYLIRKKTIEIMNSHRERLKNFIQEKCDQAGAGYDYSAHWQDIFTHKLGIRVTVPIFSRQRKRILNKNTRL